A stretch of the Nitratireductor thuwali genome encodes the following:
- a CDS encoding MFS transporter, whose product MTMPPFLARSSQSPTPALSGVPSDAAAGRSDLGSLFDAREYDLRRLPDAEQEQSDEIPHQGWMKKMVMSERRQEIAAETSGPLSFPVFRALWIATVVSNVGTWMHDVGAGWLMTSLSPSPLLVALVQAATTLPMFLLALPAGALADIIDRRKMLLTAQLLGLFAAAMLAFLTFYNLVTPEVLLAGTFLLGIAAALSAPVFQAIVPELVDKQALPDAIALNSLGVNISRAIGPALGGVVVALAGTPAVFALNALSVVGVLAVLFTWKRPEAVHNLPPEHFFGALKAGYRYTRHSPAMRLVLVRAVGFFVFASALWAMLPLIARHGLGLDAAGYGVLLGCMGAGAVLGAILLKRLRKAVSANTISAAATLLYALAMLGLALVSNPWIAGVVIFTAGLAWIGMLTSLNVAAQMASPGWVKARALAVYLLVFQGAMTGGSVLWGSIATSSSVATALLVAAVGQGIGLLIAFRWRLPQDSASDLAPSNHWAEPVVSVQPSEDRGPVLVEIEYRVEPDRQAEFVEALRGFHSVRQRDGAIRWDVWEDVAEPGRVIESFVVESWIEHQRQHSRVTRTDQLDQEMINAFHVGDQPPLVRHLLRPA is encoded by the coding sequence ATGACCATGCCGCCGTTCTTGGCACGCAGCTCCCAGTCTCCGACTCCCGCACTTTCTGGGGTGCCCTCGGATGCGGCTGCTGGGCGGTCTGACCTCGGCAGCCTCTTCGATGCGCGCGAATACGATCTGCGCCGTCTGCCAGACGCCGAACAGGAACAATCCGACGAGATTCCTCACCAAGGGTGGATGAAGAAAATGGTCATGAGCGAACGGCGGCAGGAGATTGCAGCTGAAACATCCGGACCACTGAGTTTCCCGGTTTTCCGGGCACTGTGGATAGCGACCGTCGTCTCCAATGTCGGCACATGGATGCACGATGTCGGCGCTGGCTGGCTGATGACCTCGCTGTCGCCAAGCCCGTTGCTGGTTGCGTTGGTTCAGGCGGCGACGACGCTGCCGATGTTCCTGCTTGCCCTGCCGGCCGGAGCGCTGGCCGACATCATCGACCGGCGCAAGATGCTGCTGACGGCTCAGCTGCTCGGCCTGTTCGCAGCGGCTATGCTGGCCTTCCTGACATTCTACAACCTCGTCACGCCCGAAGTGCTGCTGGCCGGAACCTTCCTGCTCGGCATCGCCGCGGCGCTCAGTGCCCCGGTGTTCCAGGCGATCGTGCCTGAGCTGGTGGATAAGCAGGCATTGCCGGACGCCATTGCGTTGAACAGCCTCGGGGTCAACATCTCGCGCGCCATCGGGCCCGCGCTCGGCGGCGTCGTCGTCGCGCTTGCCGGCACCCCGGCCGTGTTCGCGTTGAACGCGCTTTCAGTGGTAGGCGTTCTGGCGGTACTGTTCACCTGGAAACGTCCTGAAGCCGTTCACAATCTCCCACCCGAACACTTCTTCGGGGCACTGAAGGCCGGCTACCGCTACACGCGGCATTCTCCGGCGATGCGTCTCGTGCTGGTAAGGGCGGTGGGTTTTTTCGTGTTCGCGAGCGCTCTCTGGGCAATGCTACCGCTCATCGCGCGACACGGACTTGGCCTGGATGCAGCCGGCTACGGAGTTCTTCTCGGCTGCATGGGCGCGGGGGCGGTGCTGGGTGCGATCCTCCTGAAGCGGTTGCGCAAAGCGGTGTCCGCCAACACGATATCCGCCGCGGCCACACTGCTGTATGCGCTGGCGATGCTGGGGCTCGCTCTGGTCTCCAATCCGTGGATCGCCGGTGTCGTCATATTTACGGCCGGCCTCGCCTGGATCGGCATGCTGACCTCGCTGAACGTGGCGGCGCAAATGGCATCTCCCGGATGGGTGAAGGCGCGCGCGCTTGCCGTCTATCTGCTCGTCTTTCAAGGGGCGATGACAGGCGGCAGTGTCCTGTGGGGCTCGATCGCCACCAGCAGCAGCGTGGCAACAGCGCTTTTGGTCGCGGCAGTGGGACAGGGGATAGGCCTGCTCATCGCCTTCCGCTGGCGCCTGCCGCAGGATTCGGCCAGCGATCTGGCACCCTCGAACCATTGGGCGGAACCGGTGGTCTCCGTCCAGCCGTCCGAAGACCGCGGTCCCGTCCTCGTCGAGATCGAGTATCGCGTTGAACCCGACCGCCAGGCCGAATTCGTGGAGGCCCTACGCGGGTTCCACTCCGTAAGGCAGCGTGACGGCGCGATACGGTGGGATGTATGGGAGGATGTCGCGGAACCCGGGCGGGTCATAGAAAGCTTCGTCGTCGAAAGCTGGATTGAGCATCAGCGCCAGCACAGCCGGGTAACGCGTACCGACCAGCTCGATCAGGAAATGATAAACGCGTTCCATGTCGGTGATCAGCCGCCACTGGTACGTCATCTGCTGCGTCCGGCCTGA
- a CDS encoding alpha/beta fold hydrolase, translated as MATITTSDGTTLFYKDWGPKDAQPIVFHHGWPLSADDWDNQMLFFLSEGYRVIAHDRRGHGRSDQTDTGNDMDTYAADVAEIAKALDLRDAVHIGHSTGGGEVTRYAARAERGRVAKAILIAAIPPVMAQSDANPDGVPMEVFDGLRSALEANRAQFYRDLPSGPFYGFNREGAKVSQGLIDNWWRQGMSGGAKAHHDCIEVFSETDFTEDLKALTVPVLIIHGEDDQIVPIENAAHKAIKLVRDGTLKTYRGLSHGLFATHPDVVNPDMLAFIRA; from the coding sequence ATGGCAACCATCACCACATCAGACGGGACCACCCTCTTCTACAAGGATTGGGGACCGAAAGACGCGCAGCCTATCGTGTTTCATCATGGCTGGCCGCTCAGCGCCGACGACTGGGACAACCAGATGCTATTCTTCCTGTCCGAAGGCTACCGAGTTATCGCGCATGATCGGCGCGGCCATGGCCGGTCCGACCAGACCGACACCGGCAACGACATGGACACTTATGCCGCGGATGTGGCCGAGATCGCCAAGGCGCTCGATCTGCGCGACGCGGTCCATATCGGCCATTCGACCGGCGGCGGCGAAGTCACGCGTTATGCGGCGCGCGCCGAACGCGGCCGTGTGGCCAAGGCCATTCTGATCGCAGCGATCCCGCCGGTAATGGCTCAGTCCGACGCCAACCCGGACGGCGTTCCGATGGAGGTCTTCGACGGGTTGCGCTCCGCCCTGGAGGCAAACCGCGCGCAATTCTATCGCGATCTGCCGAGCGGACCCTTCTACGGCTTCAACCGGGAGGGCGCGAAGGTCAGCCAGGGCCTGATCGACAATTGGTGGCGCCAGGGCATGAGCGGCGGCGCCAAGGCGCATCATGACTGCATCGAGGTGTTTTCGGAGACCGACTTCACGGAGGATCTGAAGGCACTCACCGTTCCCGTGCTGATCATCCACGGCGAGGACGATCAGATCGTGCCGATCGAGAACGCGGCTCACAAGGCGATCAAGCTCGTCAGGGACGGAACGCTGAAGACCTATCGCGGCCTTTCTCACGGCCTGTTCGCCACGCATCCGGATGTGGTGAACCCGGATATGCTGGCCTTCATCCGCGCCTGA
- a CDS encoding homoserine dehydrogenase: MNVVRVAIAGFGGVGRATANLLLARRERYRQVHGADIRLVAVCGSRSGLVDADGLEAGRLDALEPGLSGPAFIEASGADILIEAGPSDFRTGRPGLAYIRSSLSAGRDAIVISKGALVHSGTELRALARSTGAMLKLSGAAAAALPTIDLLEHSLKGSEVLEIEGILNATTNYLLDAMMNQNLGFDEALAHAQAGGFAEADPRNDTEGWDTASKLILIANFGLDADLTMDDLVVEGIGSIAAHDLETWRKQRLVPKLVGSLIRTDGATRAAVGVRTYPPADPLAHVSGKNKAIRITTDAMGETIAIGSGTEPLATAAAALKDLEHILTARAAGVTQGPGGEA, encoded by the coding sequence ATGAATGTCGTCAGGGTCGCGATTGCCGGTTTCGGGGGCGTGGGCCGCGCCACGGCCAACCTTCTCTTGGCCCGCCGCGAGCGCTACCGGCAGGTCCATGGAGCCGACATTCGCCTCGTCGCCGTGTGCGGTTCGCGATCCGGACTGGTCGACGCGGACGGTCTCGAAGCCGGGCGCCTGGATGCGCTCGAGCCGGGCCTGTCGGGCCCGGCATTCATCGAGGCGAGCGGCGCCGACATTCTTATCGAGGCGGGCCCAAGCGATTTTCGAACCGGGCGCCCCGGCCTCGCCTATATCCGATCCTCCCTCTCGGCAGGGCGCGACGCGATCGTCATATCCAAGGGTGCGCTGGTCCACAGCGGGACGGAATTGCGGGCCCTGGCGCGTTCCACAGGCGCGATGCTGAAACTCAGCGGCGCAGCGGCAGCCGCGCTGCCGACGATCGACCTCCTCGAGCACAGCCTGAAGGGCTCCGAGGTTCTCGAAATCGAGGGCATTCTGAACGCCACCACCAACTACCTGCTCGACGCGATGATGAACCAGAACCTTGGCTTCGACGAGGCGCTGGCTCACGCCCAGGCGGGCGGTTTCGCAGAAGCTGATCCGCGGAACGATACAGAGGGGTGGGACACTGCCAGCAAGCTAATCCTGATTGCCAATTTCGGCCTGGACGCCGACCTGACGATGGACGATCTCGTGGTCGAGGGCATTGGGTCGATTGCGGCGCACGATCTCGAGACGTGGCGAAAGCAGCGTCTCGTTCCCAAGCTCGTCGGGAGTCTCATCCGGACGGACGGCGCGACGCGGGCGGCCGTCGGCGTCCGGACCTACCCGCCGGCCGATCCGCTCGCGCATGTGTCGGGAAAGAACAAGGCGATCCGGATCACCACGGACGCGATGGGCGAGACGATCGCCATCGGATCCGGAACCGAGCCGCTCGCCACCGCGGCCGCCGCGCTGAAGGATCTCGAACACATCCTGACGGCAAGAGCGGCTGGGGTCACTCAAGGTCCAGGAGGAGAAGCATGA
- a CDS encoding glutamine amidotransferase produces the protein MTGRTALAIRHIGFEDLGSFAAPLQEAGYEIEYIDVAEREPATLDPLGADLLVVLGGPIGVYDHDAYPVVTAEIGLLRARLAADRPTLGICLGAQLMAAALGARVYPGPAKEIGWSALDLSDAAAPNPLAVLQDVPVLHWHGDTFDLPGGGTLLASTPLCANQAFARGSNVLGLQFHPEVLGARFEHWLLGHASELSTAGVSPAALRGDARRYAGELEKAGPAMLTAWLSRLTQ, from the coding sequence ATGACAGGCAGGACCGCGCTGGCCATTCGCCATATAGGCTTCGAGGACCTGGGCAGCTTCGCGGCCCCGTTGCAGGAGGCCGGCTACGAAATCGAATACATCGATGTGGCCGAGCGCGAGCCGGCGACGCTCGACCCCCTCGGCGCCGATCTCCTCGTTGTTCTGGGCGGTCCGATCGGCGTCTACGACCACGACGCCTATCCGGTCGTCACCGCGGAGATAGGCCTGCTGCGGGCGCGGCTCGCGGCCGACCGGCCGACGCTCGGCATATGTCTCGGCGCGCAGTTGATGGCGGCGGCTCTCGGTGCGCGTGTCTATCCGGGTCCGGCCAAGGAGATCGGCTGGTCGGCACTCGATCTGTCGGACGCGGCAGCACCCAATCCTCTCGCCGTGCTGCAGGACGTGCCCGTTCTCCACTGGCATGGCGATACGTTCGACCTGCCGGGAGGCGGCACTCTCCTCGCATCTACCCCGCTCTGCGCAAACCAGGCCTTCGCGCGCGGATCGAATGTGCTCGGCCTCCAGTTCCACCCGGAGGTCCTTGGCGCGCGTTTCGAACATTGGCTTTTGGGCCATGCGAGCGAACTCTCGACCGCTGGCGTGAGCCCCGCTGCGCTGCGCGGCGATGCCAGACGATATGCCGGCGAGCTGGAAAAAGCTGGCCCCGCGATGCTGACCGCTTGGCTGTCGCGCCTCACGCAGTAA
- a CDS encoding RidA family protein produces the protein MTRPTPVFPKGRQELYTKNRYSAAIRSGDLLFISGQVGSRADGSPEPDLAAQIRLAFDNLGTVLAAVGCTFQDVVDVTSFHVDPENHAGLMLAVKDEVFPGPDYPNWTAVGVTWLSGFQFEIKAIARIPAGG, from the coding sequence GTGACACGACCAACCCCGGTTTTCCCCAAAGGCAGACAAGAACTGTACACCAAGAACCGATACTCGGCCGCGATCCGATCCGGCGACCTGTTGTTCATTTCCGGGCAGGTGGGCAGTCGCGCGGATGGTAGCCCCGAGCCGGATCTCGCCGCCCAGATCAGACTCGCTTTCGACAATCTGGGCACGGTACTCGCTGCGGTAGGATGCACTTTCCAGGACGTGGTCGACGTCACGAGCTTCCATGTCGACCCGGAAAACCATGCCGGACTGATGCTGGCCGTGAAGGACGAGGTGTTCCCCGGCCCCGACTATCCGAACTGGACCGCGGTCGGTGTGACCTGGCTTTCCGGCTTCCAGTTCGAGATCAAGGCCATCGCGCGCATCCCCGCTGGAGGCTGA
- a CDS encoding helix-turn-helix domain-containing protein, which produces MTEPPHPSFTQWYCEGDQASYVRTLKSPGGILNLLEVERPAGDMSRPAVSDIVLYQDLLGGSRVSGDLGGGRFNVISKKGDFALAAPNFATEAVMDESHQLRSLAFPMEQWRGMLEEAAGGSLFDLPLTYGRMFDSPAIRSALRTLWALCEEEGAPSRLLARAAGFEILAELCRLGGSPFAPARGGLAPWAERRSLEFMRERLSEDISLDELAAEARLSPFHFARMFKQSVGVPPRMYLTRLRIEKACELLAQTDLPVTEIAQEVGYSSNQVLARVFFKHTHMSPTDYRRAVRDPMRQISLSGQGATLVSLKTPR; this is translated from the coding sequence ATGACCGAGCCGCCCCATCCGTCTTTCACCCAATGGTACTGCGAGGGCGATCAGGCGTCATACGTGCGCACGTTGAAATCCCCTGGCGGGATTCTCAACCTGCTTGAGGTGGAGCGACCAGCCGGAGACATGTCCCGTCCGGCCGTATCGGATATCGTCCTGTATCAGGACCTGCTCGGCGGAAGCCGGGTCAGCGGCGATTTGGGAGGGGGACGTTTCAATGTGATCAGCAAGAAGGGCGACTTTGCCCTTGCTGCGCCGAACTTCGCTACTGAGGCCGTTATGGATGAAAGCCATCAGCTGCGCAGTCTGGCGTTTCCGATGGAGCAGTGGCGGGGAATGCTCGAGGAGGCCGCCGGTGGTAGTTTGTTCGACCTTCCCCTGACTTACGGCCGGATGTTCGATTCGCCCGCCATCCGATCGGCGCTTCGGACCCTGTGGGCTCTGTGTGAAGAAGAGGGCGCGCCGTCGCGTCTGTTGGCCCGAGCAGCCGGATTCGAAATACTGGCCGAGCTTTGCCGGTTGGGCGGGTCGCCGTTCGCACCGGCAAGGGGCGGGCTTGCCCCTTGGGCGGAACGCCGCTCTCTTGAGTTCATGCGGGAGCGGCTTTCGGAAGACATCAGCCTCGACGAATTGGCAGCCGAGGCACGCCTCTCGCCTTTTCATTTCGCACGCATGTTCAAGCAGAGCGTCGGCGTGCCGCCACGGATGTACCTGACGCGACTGAGAATCGAGAAAGCCTGCGAACTCCTTGCGCAGACTGACCTTCCGGTCACCGAGATCGCCCAGGAGGTGGGGTACTCTTCCAACCAGGTCCTCGCCCGCGTATTCTTCAAGCACACGCACATGAGCCCGACAGACTATCGCAGGGCAGTTCGTGACCCTATGCGGCAAATCTCTCTGAGCGGACAAGGGGCCACGCTTGTATCGTTGAAGACCCCGCGATGA
- a CDS encoding helix-turn-helix domain-containing protein: MTAPAYPSLAQWYSRGPRARHVRSIKSSGGILNMLEITQPPGDMSIPAVPDFVLFEDLLGGTRFGANHGGGHFLDTTAKGGVYPVAPNFALSSKVSTPHHVRSFAFPMAQWQSVLDEAIYGSFSFDGLDIFRAPHATPTIRSALRKLWSLSADEGAPSRLLARAAGCEILAELCRSAGSPLVPVRGGLAPWAERRCLEFMHARLSEDISLDELAAEARLSPFHFARMFKQSVGVPPRVYLTRLRMEKACELLAQTDLPVTEIAQEVGYSSNQVLARIFIKHQHMSPSDYRRAVRDPVRQISLQTLGAAIAASETPQ, encoded by the coding sequence ATGACCGCGCCTGCATATCCGTCTTTGGCCCAGTGGTATAGTAGAGGCCCCCGCGCGCGCCATGTGCGCTCGATAAAATCCTCGGGCGGAATCCTCAACATGCTTGAGATAACTCAACCGCCCGGGGATATGTCCATCCCAGCCGTGCCGGATTTCGTCCTTTTTGAGGATCTGCTTGGAGGCACCCGATTCGGCGCCAACCACGGAGGCGGGCATTTTCTTGACACGACAGCAAAGGGCGGCGTGTATCCCGTCGCACCAAACTTTGCACTGTCGTCCAAAGTTTCCACGCCACATCACGTCCGCTCCTTCGCCTTTCCCATGGCGCAGTGGCAAAGCGTATTGGACGAAGCCATTTATGGCAGTTTTTCGTTCGACGGCTTGGATATTTTCCGCGCGCCGCACGCGACGCCGACCATCCGGTCAGCGCTCAGGAAACTGTGGTCTCTTAGTGCGGACGAAGGCGCCCCATCGCGTCTGCTGGCACGGGCTGCGGGCTGCGAGATCCTCGCTGAACTCTGCCGCTCGGCCGGCTCGCCGCTCGTTCCGGTCAGAGGCGGCCTCGCGCCCTGGGCGGAACGGCGCTGCCTGGAGTTTATGCACGCGCGGCTTTCGGAAGACATCAGCCTCGACGAACTGGCAGCCGAAGCGCGGCTCTCTCCTTTTCATTTCGCGCGTATGTTCAAGCAGAGCGTCGGTGTGCCGCCTCGGGTCTATCTGACGCGACTGAGGATGGAGAAAGCCTGCGAACTCCTTGCGCAGACTGACCTTCCGGTCACCGAGATCGCCCAGGAGGTGGGATATTCGTCCAACCAGGTCCTCGCCCGGATTTTCATCAAGCATCAACACATGAGCCCATCCGACTATCGCCGGGCAGTCCGCGACCCGGTGCGCCAAATCTCGCTGCAAACACTGGGAGCGGCCATTGCAGCATCGGAGACGCCACAATGA
- a CDS encoding LacI family transcriptional regulator, producing the protein MEPRSKKPTLKTIATALGLGVTTVSRALRDDDKISAATRKSVQDMARELCYHPSSAGLRLRTGKTNVLSLVLDTEEEIGSFLSQIVFGITEGLEGTPYHLIVTPYSKHGDPVAPIRQLVETEAVDGIIISRIEPEDMRVKYMIEQGMPFVTHGRTHMGVEHPYVDFDNHAFARISVACLASLGRKRLSLLAPPAGLSFHDHTRQGFDAAIAEHELVDVPIQGISNDSSIEQIRLAVRNLMLQSPAPDGLINSSGGVSGTGGAILAIQAGLSDVGAIIGRDVDIVTKQLFANLPVFGTEFYVVHEDVRETGRCLAKALLGSIEGKPVSELQTLFVPTKVSLQSTTAKDE; encoded by the coding sequence TTGGAACCCCGCAGCAAGAAACCGACGCTGAAAACCATTGCGACCGCACTGGGTTTGGGCGTCACGACTGTCTCTCGCGCCCTTCGTGACGATGACAAGATCAGTGCCGCGACGCGAAAATCCGTTCAGGATATGGCGCGCGAGCTTTGCTACCATCCCAGCAGCGCCGGTCTGCGACTGCGAACCGGAAAGACGAACGTACTGAGCCTTGTCCTGGATACCGAAGAGGAGATCGGCAGCTTCCTGTCGCAGATTGTCTTCGGGATCACCGAGGGCCTCGAGGGCACGCCTTATCATCTCATTGTCACGCCCTATTCGAAGCACGGCGATCCGGTCGCGCCGATCAGGCAGCTGGTCGAGACCGAAGCCGTGGACGGGATCATCATTTCTCGAATCGAGCCCGAGGACATGCGGGTAAAGTATATGATCGAGCAAGGCATGCCCTTCGTGACCCATGGTCGGACGCATATGGGGGTCGAACACCCCTACGTCGACTTCGACAACCACGCCTTTGCCCGGATCTCGGTCGCATGTCTCGCCAGCCTGGGGCGCAAGCGTCTTTCGCTGCTTGCCCCGCCCGCGGGCCTGAGCTTTCACGACCACACGCGGCAAGGCTTCGATGCGGCGATTGCCGAGCACGAGCTGGTGGACGTGCCGATTCAGGGCATCTCGAACGACAGCTCGATCGAGCAGATCAGGCTTGCCGTCAGAAACCTGATGCTGCAAAGCCCCGCGCCGGACGGGCTGATCAACAGCTCGGGCGGGGTAAGCGGTACAGGCGGCGCGATTCTGGCTATTCAGGCGGGCCTGTCGGACGTCGGCGCCATCATCGGTCGCGACGTCGATATCGTCACCAAGCAGCTCTTTGCAAACCTTCCCGTATTCGGCACTGAGTTCTACGTTGTTCACGAGGACGTTCGGGAAACAGGCCGATGTCTGGCCAAGGCGCTGCTCGGGTCGATCGAGGGGAAGCCCGTCTCGGAACTGCAGACCCTGTTTGTTCCGACGAAAGTCTCGCTACAGTCTACGACCGCCAAAGACGAATGA
- a CDS encoding catalase, whose protein sequence is MPQQDDRNSRLTTTAGAPVADNQNSLTAGDRGPVLLQDWQLIEKLAHQNRERIPERVVHAKGWGAHGMLRITGDISHLTCAKVLQQGTETPMIARFSTVAGEMGAADHERDVRGFALKFYTEEGNWDLVGNNTPVFFVRDPIKFPDFIHTQKRHPRTNLRSATAMWDFWSLSPESLHQVTILFSDRGLPVSPMHMNGYGSHTYSLWNDDGDRVWIKFHFKTSQGHRHYTNAEAEEVMGRTREGYQEALFGAIEEGNYPRWIVQVQVMTEAQAGELPFNPFDVTKVWPHADFPPIEIGVLELNRNPDNYFAEIEQLAFSPSNVVRGIGHSPDRMLQGRIFAYADAHRYRLGTHYEALPVNRPRCPMHHYHRDGAMRFFGDMPNADAYYEPNSFGGPVEDRSFAEPPLQIEGPASRFDHRDGNDDFSQPRALFLLFDDGQKARLFANIAAAMSGVPDAIAERQIELFRRVHPDFGAGVCAALDALDPQF, encoded by the coding sequence ATGCCACAGCAGGATGATCGGAACTCACGCCTCACGACCACCGCCGGCGCACCCGTTGCCGACAACCAGAACAGCCTGACCGCCGGTGATCGCGGCCCGGTCCTCTTGCAGGACTGGCAGCTGATCGAGAAGCTGGCCCACCAGAACCGGGAACGGATCCCCGAGCGGGTGGTCCACGCCAAGGGCTGGGGCGCGCATGGGATGCTCAGGATAACGGGCGACATATCGCACCTGACCTGCGCCAAGGTGCTGCAGCAAGGCACCGAGACACCCATGATCGCGCGCTTCTCCACGGTTGCCGGGGAGATGGGTGCGGCCGATCATGAGCGGGACGTTCGTGGCTTCGCGCTCAAATTCTATACGGAAGAAGGCAATTGGGATCTGGTGGGTAACAACACGCCGGTCTTCTTCGTCCGGGACCCGATCAAGTTCCCCGATTTCATCCATACGCAGAAGCGCCACCCCCGCACCAATCTGCGATCGGCGACGGCGATGTGGGACTTCTGGTCCCTGTCGCCGGAGAGCCTGCATCAGGTGACGATCCTCTTCTCCGACCGCGGCCTGCCGGTCAGCCCGATGCACATGAACGGCTACGGCAGCCACACCTACAGCCTGTGGAACGACGATGGCGATCGGGTCTGGATCAAGTTCCACTTCAAGACGTCTCAGGGGCATCGCCACTACACGAACGCCGAGGCGGAGGAGGTCATGGGGCGAACCCGCGAAGGCTATCAGGAAGCGCTGTTCGGCGCGATCGAGGAAGGAAATTACCCTCGATGGATCGTGCAGGTTCAGGTCATGACGGAAGCGCAGGCGGGCGAGTTGCCCTTCAACCCGTTCGACGTCACGAAGGTCTGGCCCCATGCCGATTTTCCACCGATCGAGATCGGCGTGCTTGAACTCAACCGCAATCCCGACAACTACTTTGCCGAGATCGAGCAGTTGGCCTTCAGCCCGTCGAACGTCGTGCGCGGCATCGGCCATTCACCGGACAGGATGCTGCAAGGCAGGATCTTCGCCTATGCGGACGCCCATCGCTACAGGCTGGGCACGCACTACGAGGCGCTGCCGGTCAACCGGCCCCGGTGCCCGATGCATCATTACCACAGGGACGGGGCGATGCGCTTCTTCGGCGACATGCCCAATGCCGATGCCTATTACGAGCCGAACAGCTTCGGCGGCCCGGTGGAGGACCGCTCGTTCGCCGAACCACCGCTCCAGATCGAAGGTCCGGCTTCCCGGTTCGATCATCGGGACGGAAACGACGATTTCAGCCAGCCTCGCGCACTGTTCCTGCTGTTCGACGACGGGCAGAAGGCACGGCTGTTCGCCAACATCGCCGCCGCGATGAGCGGCGTTCCCGATGCCATCGCTGAACGGCAGATCGAGCTTTTTCGGCGGGTCCATCCGGACTTCGGCGCGGGCGTGTGCGCCGCGCTGGACGCGCTCGATCCGCAATTCTGA
- a CDS encoding ring-cleaving dioxygenase, protein MTSGIHHVTGITSNVQANVDFYVGFLGLRLVKRTGGYADAEQLHLVYGDGVGSPGSLLTFLVWEAAGRGRTGIGQVSEVALAVPPVSLGDWITKALAANIPLEGPFREFGEPVLRLKDPDGLIVKLVGVDMATPAPLPNAPIRLRGVTLLTDKVVETARFLTRFGYTEERRSGVTQRMGSDTDIVDVREVSGFVPSVSGGGVPDHVAFRARDIDELRSMRLSLKGHGPTEVHDRKYFVSLYVRDPAGILMEYATDGPGMTVDEAPAELGRTLFLPPHDADRAEDLRAMLPQFALPGEERFPARDLPFIHRFNRPQKPDGTTLVLLHGTGGNEAYLMPIARRIAPKSTLLGVRGRATEEGTNRWFRRVDAKTFDQQDIRGESEAFAAFVEGAVTGYGLDPDKLVFLGYSNGANMLAAVIQLHPGVVRRAVLLRGIQPLEKPPALDLSDTSVLALTGRDDAFARNAPALADALLAHGARVDSLELSANHELAAADVTESTEWIQRKLSMNR, encoded by the coding sequence ATGACCAGCGGCATACACCACGTCACCGGCATCACCTCCAACGTGCAGGCCAACGTCGACTTCTATGTCGGCTTTCTCGGGCTAAGGCTTGTAAAGCGCACCGGAGGCTACGCGGACGCCGAGCAGTTGCATCTTGTCTATGGAGACGGTGTCGGCAGCCCCGGCTCGTTGCTGACGTTCCTTGTCTGGGAGGCGGCAGGCCGCGGCCGTACGGGCATTGGCCAGGTATCGGAAGTGGCGCTGGCGGTGCCACCAGTTTCGCTCGGTGACTGGATCACCAAGGCGCTCGCCGCCAACATTCCGCTCGAGGGTCCATTTCGCGAGTTCGGGGAGCCGGTCCTCCGGCTGAAGGATCCAGACGGGCTGATCGTAAAGCTGGTCGGAGTGGACATGGCAACGCCGGCGCCACTTCCGAACGCACCCATCCGGCTGCGGGGAGTCACGCTCCTGACAGACAAGGTGGTAGAGACCGCACGCTTTCTCACACGTTTCGGGTACACCGAAGAGCGGCGCTCAGGCGTTACACAGCGTATGGGCTCCGACACTGACATAGTCGATGTCAGGGAAGTGTCTGGTTTCGTGCCTTCCGTGTCCGGCGGCGGGGTGCCCGACCATGTCGCCTTTCGGGCGCGCGACATCGATGAGCTCCGCTCCATGCGGCTTTCGCTGAAGGGCCACGGGCCAACCGAGGTTCATGATCGAAAGTACTTCGTGTCGCTCTACGTTCGCGATCCCGCCGGCATACTGATGGAATACGCGACCGATGGGCCGGGCATGACCGTTGACGAAGCGCCTGCCGAGCTTGGCCGGACACTGTTTCTGCCACCGCATGATGCCGATCGCGCAGAGGATCTGAGGGCAATGCTTCCGCAATTCGCCCTGCCCGGCGAAGAGAGATTTCCGGCCCGCGACCTTCCTTTCATACATCGTTTCAACAGACCGCAAAAGCCGGATGGTACGACCTTGGTGCTGCTGCACGGCACCGGCGGCAACGAAGCCTATCTGATGCCGATCGCACGACGCATAGCCCCGAAGTCGACGCTGCTCGGCGTGCGTGGCCGAGCGACCGAGGAAGGAACCAATCGCTGGTTCCGCCGCGTCGATGCAAAGACGTTCGATCAGCAGGATATCCGTGGCGAATCCGAAGCCTTCGCGGCGTTTGTCGAAGGCGCCGTAACCGGCTATGGCCTCGACCCCGACAAACTCGTCTTCCTCGGCTATTCCAACGGCGCCAACATGCTGGCGGCTGTCATCCAACTTCATCCTGGCGTCGTGCGCCGCGCGGTTCTGTTGCGCGGGATCCAGCCCCTGGAGAAACCACCTGCCCTTGATCTCTCGGACACGAGCGTACTGGCGCTAACCGGACGTGATGATGCCTTTGCTCGCAATGCGCCGGCGCTGGCGGACGCCCTTCTGGCTCATGGAGCGCGCGTCGACAGTCTGGAGCTCTCAGCCAATCATGAACTGGCCGCTGCAGACGTCACTGAATCAACTGAATGGATTCAGCGAAAACTCTCTATGAATAGATAG